In Nostoc sphaeroides, the genomic window CTTTGGGAATGCGATCGGGATGCCAAACAAAGACTAAATCTTTGTAAGCCTGGTTCACTTCCTCAAGTGTTGCCCCAGGCTCTAATTCCAAAACTCTATAGTAGTGCTCCAGATCGCTCATACGATATTTTGGTGGACAATCAACTTAATTATGAGTGATGGAGCAATCTATTCGCTGCATCATTTGTTATTAATCATTGGGCATTGGGCATTGAAAAGAGGCAGAGGGGCGGGGTGCGGGGGGCAGAGGGGAAAGAGGTAATTTTTTATTCTCTCCTCTGCACCCTGCCCCCTGCTCCCCTGCTTCTTCTCCTGCTCATCTCCCCATCTCCCCATTTCTCCATCGAGCGATCGCTCTCAAATATGCTGCAACTGGAATCTGATAAATTTCAATCACAATCCAAACAATAATTGATAAATGTGACAAGAAAGTTAATATCGTCCAAATATATGGCGTCCAGGTAATGGGTTCTTTGAGATTAGCAGGAAAATAGTAAGCTACTATGCCAATTAAAGAAGTGGGAAGAATTACAAAAACTGCTGCTGCTAGTCCATAACCCCAACCTAATTCCACACCTTCCAACTGGCCTTCTGTCCAACTAAACCCATTCCAACGCCAAATTAAGGGTGGTTGTCTAGAAGGCATTTTGATTTGCTCTAGTTCTAAGTTGACTGTAAAAATCTCTTGACAAAAGTCACAAGCCATAGCTTCCATCATTGGCATGTGAGAAATCTTACCTATCCGACAGACTGGGCAGGGGTAAACTCCATAATAGTCGAAAGATTGGGCTAAGATTTTGGAACTAGGCATAATCAAACTGAATGATCCTAAGATAAAGAAGCAGGGGGGCAGGGGGCAGGGGGCAGGGGGAGATTAACAATTCACGCATTCAAAATTCAAACATTTTAGACATTTGAGACGGGGATTTAAATCCCAACTGAAACTGGTGCTATATCTATATTATGTAGAGTATGTAGAGGTAGGGGTCTTAAACCCTTGAACTTACGATCAAAAATTACCTCTTTCCCCTCTGCTCCCTACTCCCTTGCCTCTGATTCACTCCCACATTTTTACTGAGTCTATCGCTTTTTTATGGTTTGTGGGGTCTTGACACCGCTTACTCTTCCTGTTAATGTTAGTTGAAATAGGTATATTTATTAAGTTTTCCAGTAAAAGTGCCGCAAATGCTTAACACAAATTCCTACTTTTATTTTTGGTATAGGGTGGTTCACCGGGAGTGAATCGAGTTTCCTAATGGAAACCGCCCGGTGAACCGCAGAGCGAACTCTGCGGTTTTTGTTGTTTTAAGGAGAATTTCATTGTCATGACTTATTTGAATAGCTGGTTTTATGGCTTTTATTTTTGGCCCAGACTAAATTCCGGGTAAATAGCGTCATGCCAATGAATCAGAACGCGCCCGGAACTCTTCAAAGGTTTCGGGCTTTTTTATTATCCGCAAAATCCAATACTCAATTTTTAGGAGAACGAAACCATGATTAACGCCAAACTTGCCGCACAATCTCATCCAAACCACCAGACAATCGTTAAAATTTCCGAAAAAGTCGCTTTCGGGGGCGAAGAACTGGTAATTATCGGCGGCCCCTGCACTGTTGAAAGCTTAGAACAAATGGAGATAGTCGCCCAAAAGCTATCTACTACATCAGTACAGGGGTTGCGTGGCGGTGTCTACAAACCCCGCACATCTCCCTACGCTTTCCAGGGTATGGGAGAAGAAGGATTGGAAATTTTGGCAAGGGTGCGATCGCATTACAATATGCCGGTTGTCACCGAAGTTATGTCAATTTCTCAAATTGAAGTAGTTGCCGCCCACGCTGATATGCTTCAAGTTGGTAGTCGCAATATGCAAAACTTCGACTTGCTCAAAGCTTTGGGACAAGCTGGTAAACCAATACTGCTCAAGCGTGGGTTAGCAGCGACAATTGAAGAATTCGTTATGGCTGCTGAATATATTCTTAGCCACGGGAATCCTGATGTGGTGTTGTGCGAAAGAGGTATCCGCAGTTTCGATGATTACACCCGCAACGTTCTAGATTTAGCAGCAGTGGCAGCACTCAAACAAATAACTCATCTGCCTGTGATTGTAGATCCTTCCCATGCCGTTGGGAAACGGGAGTTGGTTGCACCTGTGGCTAGGGCTGCGATCGCTTGCGGTGCTGATGGATTAATTATTGAATGTCACCCAGAACCAGAAAAATCTGTTTCTGATGCCCGTCAAGCACTTTCTTTAGAAAATATGGTGCATTTAGTTGATAGTTTAAAGCCTGTAGCAACAGCCGTTGGGCGCAGTATATCAGAAGCGATCGGGGCGGGTTCCAAACCTGCCCCAATTTTTTGTGCAGCTTAAATTTTAGTTAAGGGCGTAGTTTACCGTTGTAGGCATCGCTTTTATTAAATGTTTGAGTCAAAATATTTATTTTGGCTAAAAGACAAACAGCGATCGCTTTTACGAATACCTCTAGCCATCTGATACTCGTAGCTATCTTTAAGGCGGAAGCTGCTACAGACTGCGCGAAACACCGAAACGTCAAAGCAGAAGTTCCTACTCTTAAAGCGGAAGCTGCTACAGACTGCGCGAAACACCGAAACGTTAAAGCAGAAGTTCCTACTCTTAAAGCGGAAGCTGCTACAGACTGCGCGAAACACCGAAACGTCAAAGCAGAAGTTCCTACTCTTAAAGCGGAAGCTGCTACAGACTGCACAAAACACCTAAATGTGAAAGCAGAAGTTAATTTTTAATATGATTGCGATCGCTTGGGTTAGATCCTTGGTGCGATCGCAAGAGTTATTCCAATACGGTTCAGATAAGGTTTTTTGATGACACGCCGCTAATTGTAAAGACGGCGATTTATCGCGTCTCTTGCCTAACCGAAC contains:
- the aroF gene encoding 3-deoxy-7-phosphoheptulonate synthase encodes the protein MINAKLAAQSHPNHQTIVKISEKVAFGGEELVIIGGPCTVESLEQMEIVAQKLSTTSVQGLRGGVYKPRTSPYAFQGMGEEGLEILARVRSHYNMPVVTEVMSISQIEVVAAHADMLQVGSRNMQNFDLLKALGQAGKPILLKRGLAATIEEFVMAAEYILSHGNPDVVLCERGIRSFDDYTRNVLDLAAVAALKQITHLPVIVDPSHAVGKRELVAPVARAAIACGADGLIIECHPEPEKSVSDARQALSLENMVHLVDSLKPVATAVGRSISEAIGAGSKPAPIFCAA